A genomic segment from Rhizoctonia solani chromosome 11, complete sequence encodes:
- a CDS encoding cytochrome P450 family protein, with amino-acid sequence MAPSRNLLYVALISLSTALLVDQYHRRRKTRLRLPPSPPSIPFFGSLFSVPPGPEYLSFKKLGEDLNSDIIYLPMFGRQFIILNSAEAVNELLEKRSAKYSDRSPAPMMSDPRLMGWSTNAGMIGYNDLWRHYRRLFNNWFNTRAVPQFHQTQESQARSLLRRLLGLSTEEHPFPQMRHEFFFTLASTMFQVGYGYQLKGLDDPFFENARQTIHNFTEAAMFTNFFVNIFPMMIHIPDWFPGTGWKRTGHEWRRIKEKAMEEPFQWTKAQVAAGTAEHSIIGSLLQEHKLVSHLSEEERDHRLKELGLIMYSGGVDTTSNLLIGFVAAMVMNPEVQIKAQQEIDTVLGVAVLPTVQDVERLPYLMNLVKELKRWYPVVPTALPHTCYVDDNYRGYDIKKGSIMKCLGNHPRRKTLQEPEVFNPDRFLDPNLPLAPVFGWGRRKCPGINLGDGSLSVAIASLVATYTFSKKRNPDGSEITPIIESDTNTTALELKPFEFHLEPRSEKHRQLILAGPE; translated from the exons ATGGCGCCATCTCGCAACCTCCTGTATGTTGCACTAATTTCCCTGTCAACTGCCTTACTTGTCGACCAGTACCATCGTCGACGAAAAACACGCCTTCGTCTTCCGCCCTCCCCTCCATCCATTCCATTCTTTGGTAGCTTGTTTTCAGTCCCTCCAGGCCCCGAGTATCTATCATTCAAGAAACTTGGGGAGGACTTGAACT CGGATATAATTTACCTCCCAATGTTTGGGCGCCAGTTTATCATTCTGAACTCTGCCGAGGCTGTTAACGAACTTCTAGAAAAGCGCTCTGCAAAATACTCTGATCGATCGCCTGCACCCATGATGTCCGACCCACGATT AATGGGCTGGTCAACAAACGCTGGTATGATCGGCTACAATGATCTGTGGCGGCACTATCGTCGGTTATTCAATAACTGGTTTAATACGCGCGCTGTTCCTCAATTTCATCAGACGCAAGAAAGCCAAGCTCGTTCTCTCCTTCGTCGCTTGCTCGGGCTCTCGACAGAAGAACATCCTTTTCCTCAAATGAGGCACGAGTTCTTTTT CACATTGGCGTCCACTATGTTCCAAGTCGGCTATGGGTATCAATTGAAAGGGCTCGATGACCCATTTTTTGAAAATGCCCGCCAAACTATTCATAATTTCACAGAAGCCGCTATGTTTACTA ACTTCTTTGTGAACATATTCCCGATGATGATCCATATTCCGGACTGGTTCCCCGGCACAGGTTGGAAGCGTACTGGACATGAGTGGAGGAGGATTAAAGAAAAGGCTatggaagaaccatttcaatGGACAAAAGCGCAAGTT GCCGCTGGAACAGCCGAGCATTCGATTATCGGCTCTCTATTGCAAGAGCATAAACTGGTCTCCCACCTGAGTGAAGAAGAGAGGGACCATCGACTAAAGGAGCTAGGCTTAATCATGTATTCTG GTGGCGTAGACACG ACATCAAACTTGCTTATTGGATTTGTCGCTGCAATGGTCATGAACCCAGAGGTTCAGATCAAGGCCCAACAAGAGATTGACACCGTACTGGGTGTAGCTGTACTTCCTACTGTGCAAGATGTCGAAAGGCTGCCCTATTTAATGAATCTGGTCAAGGAGCTTAAGCGATGGTACCCTGTGGTTCCGACTG CTCTTCCACATACGTGCTATGTTGATGACAATTATAGAGGATACGACATAAAAAAAGGGTCAATTAT GAAATGTTTG GGCAATCACCCGAGACGAAAGACATTACAAGAACCCGAGGTGTTTAACCCCGACCGTTTTCTGGACCCCAACTTACCCCTCGCACCTGTGTTTGGGTGGGGACGACG AAAATGTCCTGGAATTAATCTAGGGGATGGCTCGCTATCGGTTGCCATTGCTTCTCTTGTGGCGACATATACATTCTCCAAGAAACGTAATCCAGACGGAAGCGAAATCACTCCTATTATCGAGTCGGATACTAATACAACGGCACT TGAACTGAAACCTTTCGAGTTCCACCTTGAACCTCGCTCCGAGAAGCATAGGCAACTGATTCTAGCCGGTCCAGAGTAG